A region of the Microbacterium sp. SL75 genome:
CGCTCAAGCCCGGCCGCCTCTCGCGCCACGAGATGTCATGGGGAGAACGTGCCGTCGTCGTCGACAACGGCGTCGTGGCATCCGCCCTCGCCCAGCACCTCAGCAACGAGTCGGGCATCGCCCGGGAGGACATCGTCGTGGGCGTCGCCCACCGCTCCGTCGACGTGACGGTTCGTCCCCCGGTCGGCATCCCGGTCGACGAGGCGCAACTGCAGCGCATCGTCGACGAAGAAGTCACCTCGTACAAGCTCTCGCCCGCCGTGCGCACGCACCTGCGCGTGCACCGACCCGACACCGAGGAGTCCCGATGAACGCGACGCGACGCGGTCTGAACCGCTTCCTTCTCTTCCTGGTCGCCGTCGTGCTGCTGGGCCTGGCCGCTCTCGCCCTCGCCGTCGGGCTGCTCCCGGGCGGCACGGGCACCTGGACCTCGGTCATGGGCGGATTCCAGGGCTGGCTCGAGTCGCTGGGCCGTGAGTCCGCGGGCTGGGGCGCCGTCGCCGCGATCGTGGTGCTGGTGATCCTGCTCGTCCTGATCGCTTCGGCCGCCGTGCGCGGTCGCCGCCACGCACC
Encoded here:
- a CDS encoding DUF6286 domain-containing protein codes for the protein MTDTVLRTVVRRETHSPRTTAMLVVVALLIVALAYAAVEIILSLSGAQPLLVAPGEALNAVVAAPTALMPVAFIVGGVVLAVVGLIVLVLALKPGRLSRHEMSWGERAVVVDNGVVASALAQHLSNESGIAREDIVVGVAHRSVDVTVRPPVGIPVDEAQLQRIVDEEVTSYKLSPAVRTHLRVHRPDTEESR